From Campylobacter lari, the proteins below share one genomic window:
- a CDS encoding flagellar biosynthesis anti-sigma factor FlgM yields MINPIHQSYVAQVATSDINKTENKENNKAKETQKVEENKASFIASQIKNGEYKIDLQATSKAIVDSLL; encoded by the coding sequence ATGATAAACCCTATACATCAAAGCTATGTGGCTCAAGTTGCTACTAGCGATATAAATAAAACAGAAAACAAAGAAAATAACAAGGCAAAAGAAACTCAAAAGGTAGAAGAAAATAAGGCATCTTTTATTGCTTCACAAATAAAGAATGGCGAGTATAAAATAGACTTGCAAGCCACTTCAAAAGCAATAGTAGATTCTTTATTATAA
- a CDS encoding flagellar basal body P-ring protein FlgI: protein MRILLFCLVLNLSVFAATIKELTNVVGVRDNQLIGYGLVVGLNGSGDGTSSEFTLQSISNMLQGMNVKVSPGDIKSKNTAAVMVTAKLPAFARSGDKLDVSVASLGDAKSLQGGTLLMTALKGVDGEIYAVAQGSLAIGGLSPRPGAAGTHSTSANVINGAVVEREIPQNFSQSEDLILSLKEADFKTANNIERVLNTIFDADIAKALDSRTIKLTKPEEFSHVEFMARVLEQDIAYTPESKVIIDERTGTIVAGVNIEVEPILITHKDITIKIDPNNTVALGQNEIDMKDGGILDPVSNTLKITNNKTTVANIARMLNKLGAAPNDIIAIMQNLKRAGAISAELEVI from the coding sequence ATGAGAATATTATTATTTTGCTTGGTATTAAATCTAAGCGTTTTTGCAGCTACTATTAAAGAACTTACCAATGTAGTGGGTGTTAGAGATAACCAACTTATAGGATATGGTTTGGTTGTTGGTTTAAATGGAAGTGGAGATGGTACAAGTAGCGAATTTACTCTACAATCTATTTCAAATATGCTTCAAGGTATGAATGTAAAAGTTAGCCCAGGCGATATAAAATCAAAAAATACAGCAGCAGTAATGGTAACAGCAAAACTTCCTGCTTTTGCAAGAAGCGGAGATAAACTTGATGTAAGTGTAGCTTCTTTAGGTGATGCAAAATCTTTACAAGGTGGAACCTTACTTATGACAGCTCTAAAAGGAGTTGATGGAGAGATTTATGCAGTAGCTCAAGGTTCATTAGCTATAGGTGGACTTAGCCCAAGACCGGGTGCAGCAGGAACACACTCAACCTCAGCAAATGTTATTAATGGCGCTGTAGTAGAAAGAGAAATTCCACAAAACTTTAGTCAAAGCGAAGATTTGATTTTAAGCTTAAAAGAAGCAGATTTTAAAACAGCTAATAATATAGAAAGAGTTTTAAATACTATTTTTGACGCAGATATAGCAAAAGCTTTAGATTCTAGAACTATAAAATTAACAAAACCTGAAGAATTTTCTCATGTTGAATTTATGGCAAGAGTATTAGAACAAGATATAGCTTATACCCCAGAAAGCAAAGTAATCATTGATGAAAGAACAGGAACTATCGTTGCGGGAGTAAATATAGAAGTTGAACCTATATTAATTACTCATAAAGATATTACTATAAAAATCGATCCAAACAATACCGTAGCTTTAGGACAAAATGAAATCGATATGAAAGATGGTGGTATTTTAGACCCTGTATCTAATACTTTAAAAATCACAAACAATAAAACAACAGTAGCAAACATAGCTAGAATGTTAAATAAACTTGGAGCAGCACCAAATGATATCATAGCTATTATGCAAAATCTAAAAAGAGCTGGTGCAATCAGCGCTGAATTAGAGGTGATATGA
- the flgK gene encoding flagellar hook-associated protein FlgK, which produces MGIFDSLYTGVSGIRAAELQINTTGNNISNANAVFYTRQRAVQSSGMSLDRGGLHLGTGTQIDTIKRLHDEHSYYELKNATTQQNYTNYLGQILQEASQRFPDMQGTGILQDYKNYYDAWNNFASNPSDGASKIDLVNSANTLAQNIQKTLQDLSKMQQTVNEQIQQTVDEINNIGQEIANINKQLENEEVLPTDNANQLRDKRDELELRLSKLVNAVAWKGTSSQDSTLESTMTDSGRYYDLSIQGFSIVNGSSFHPLKLDNNNPNGFYQIYYEVNDENRYDLTSKISGGQLGAQLDLRGRNYDGNHDTYSDGKLQEYKDMLNTFTKTLITQTNNVYAQAATDKVNSDDLKGLKSDTSLMSYDKNIQAGSFDITVYDEKGEPVATRTIKIDVNTTIEDVIKQINADIDDNKNGQGGDDLNDYFQAFYHYDGKSDSGNFQINGLKKGYKIAFKDNGTNFPGALNVSSFFNGQDASSINVNSSIRNDPNSLKASSNGVDGNNDVANAMLQLQNQKVNFYNKDGTVDTMTLDGYYRKFTGQIASDAESNGFAHATNMTVFNTAYAEYQSKSGVNTNEELAALIQYQASYGAAAKIVTTVDQMLETLLGLKS; this is translated from the coding sequence ATGGGAATTTTTGATAGTTTATATACAGGGGTTAGTGGTATAAGAGCTGCTGAACTTCAAATCAATACCACAGGTAACAATATCTCTAATGCAAATGCAGTATTTTATACTAGACAAAGAGCGGTGCAAAGTTCAGGTATGTCTCTTGATAGAGGTGGCTTACACCTAGGAACAGGTACGCAAATTGATACTATTAAAAGATTGCATGATGAGCATTCTTATTATGAGCTAAAAAACGCCACTACTCAACAAAACTATACAAATTATTTAGGACAAATTTTACAAGAAGCAAGTCAAAGATTTCCTGATATGCAAGGAACTGGTATTTTACAAGATTATAAAAATTACTATGATGCGTGGAATAACTTTGCTTCCAACCCAAGCGATGGAGCAAGTAAAATAGATCTTGTTAATAGTGCAAACACATTAGCTCAAAACATACAAAAAACATTACAAGATCTTAGCAAAATGCAACAAACAGTTAATGAGCAAATTCAACAAACCGTAGATGAGATTAATAACATTGGTCAAGAAATTGCAAATATTAATAAACAACTTGAAAATGAAGAAGTTTTACCTACCGATAATGCAAATCAACTAAGAGATAAAAGAGATGAGCTCGAACTTAGACTTTCAAAGTTAGTTAATGCTGTTGCTTGGAAAGGAACAAGCTCTCAAGATAGTACTTTAGAATCTACCATGACTGATTCTGGAAGATATTATGATTTAAGTATTCAAGGTTTTAGTATAGTAAATGGCTCTAGCTTTCACCCTTTAAAATTAGATAATAACAACCCTAATGGTTTTTATCAAATTTATTATGAAGTAAATGATGAAAACCGCTATGATTTAACAAGCAAAATTTCAGGCGGACAGCTTGGTGCTCAACTTGATCTTAGAGGTAGAAATTATGATGGCAATCATGATACTTACAGCGATGGAAAATTACAAGAGTATAAAGATATGCTCAATACCTTTACAAAAACACTCATAACTCAAACTAATAATGTCTATGCTCAAGCAGCAACCGATAAAGTAAATTCAGATGATTTAAAAGGTTTAAAATCTGATACTTCTTTAATGAGTTATGATAAAAACATCCAAGCAGGAAGCTTTGACATCACAGTTTATGATGAAAAAGGTGAGCCGGTTGCTACTAGAACTATAAAAATAGATGTTAATACCACTATAGAAGATGTTATTAAACAAATCAATGCAGATATTGATGATAATAAAAATGGTCAAGGTGGTGATGATTTAAATGATTATTTTCAAGCCTTTTATCATTATGATGGAAAAAGTGATAGCGGAAATTTCCAAATCAATGGCTTAAAAAAAGGTTATAAAATAGCTTTTAAAGACAATGGCACAAATTTCCCAGGCGCTTTAAATGTATCTTCATTTTTTAATGGTCAAGATGCAAGTAGCATTAATGTAAATTCAAGCATTAGAAATGATCCAAATAGTTTAAAAGCTAGTTCAAACGGAGTTGATGGAAATAACGATGTAGCTAACGCTATGTTGCAACTTCAAAATCAAAAAGTAAATTTTTATAATAAAGATGGTACAGTAGATACTATGACTTTGGATGGATATTATAGAAAATTTACAGGCCAAATTGCTTCAGATGCTGAAAGCAATGGCTTTGCGCATGCAACTAATATGACGGTATTTAATACAGCTTATGCAGAATACCAATCAAAAAGTGGTGTAAATACCAATGAAGAATTAGCAGCACTCATACAATATCAAGCAAGTTATGGCGCTGCAGCTAAAATCGTAACTACCGTTGATCAAATGCTTGAAACCTTACTTGGTTTAAAATCTTAA
- a CDS encoding rod-binding protein has translation MRVDNYLASKNYSSELYENITKHNNSYKAAKNYADSAFKNDLTHIQALNDEDKALKEQTDAFEAFLIKSVLDISLKQENSLFGKDASDEIYSSMYNDTMSKALSGGLGFSKLLFDYLKERR, from the coding sequence ATGAGAGTTGATAATTATTTAGCGAGCAAAAATTACAGCAGTGAGCTTTATGAAAACATTACCAAGCATAATAATAGCTATAAGGCTGCTAAAAACTATGCAGATAGTGCTTTTAAAAATGATTTAACTCATATACAAGCATTAAATGATGAAGATAAAGCTTTAAAAGAACAAACCGATGCTTTTGAAGCTTTCTTAATCAAAAGTGTTTTGGATATTTCTTTAAAACAAGAAAATTCTTTATTTGGAAAAGATGCAAGTGATGAAATTTATTCATCTATGTATAATGATACTATGAGTAAAGCATTAAGTGGTGGTTTAGGTTTTTCAAAATTATTATTTGATTATTTAAAAGAAAGGCGTTAA
- the flgN gene encoding flagellar export chaperone FlgN: MVKQHLDKTNSILEKLINLTLEDIAQIQAANHQHVSKSVEEKTKLVNDFQIAKKNLDKALVELSNQGNNKGLDELLDDEDKEKLALLKQNLNTLHQKNKEYAKLALIIKNFYDNLLNTMFEQNGTNNAYGDNKTIPDSLFKINV; this comes from the coding sequence ATGGTTAAACAACACTTAGACAAAACAAATTCTATTTTAGAAAAACTCATCAATCTTACTTTAGAAGATATAGCTCAAATTCAAGCTGCTAATCACCAACATGTTAGCAAAAGCGTAGAAGAAAAAACTAAACTTGTAAATGATTTTCAAATTGCTAAAAAAAATCTTGATAAGGCTTTAGTAGAACTTAGCAATCAAGGAAACAATAAGGGTTTAGACGAACTTTTAGATGATGAAGATAAAGAAAAACTTGCTCTTTTAAAGCAAAATTTAAATACCTTGCACCAAAAAAATAAAGAGTATGCTAAGCTAGCTCTTATTATTAAAAATTTTTACGACAATCTTTTAAACACAATGTTTGAACAAAATGGAACAAATAATGCTTATGGGGATAATAAGACAATTCCAGATTCATTATTTAAGATCAATGTTTAA